Proteins from one Panicum virgatum strain AP13 chromosome 7K, P.virgatum_v5, whole genome shotgun sequence genomic window:
- the LOC120642002 gene encoding D-3-phosphoglycerate dehydrogenase 3, chloroplastic-like, translating to MAAPTPTAAAAATTHHRILLPSPSPSPRGALAPAFLRLPHREQAHARAQRARLPAPLAAAASTASPEAPASGAVPGKPTVLVAEKLGAAGLALLREFANVDCSYGLSPEELRAKISLCDALIVRSGTKVGRDVFEASGGRLRVVGRAGVGIDNVDLAAATEHGCLVVNAPTANTVAAAEHGIALLTAMARNIAQADASLKAGKWLRNKYVGVSLVGKTLAILGFGKVGSEVARRAKGLGMHVVAHDPYASADRARAIGVELVSMEEAMTTADFISLHMPLTPATNKMLNDEAFAKMKKGVRIINVARGGVIDEEALVRALDSGIVAQAALDVFTKEPPAPDNKLVLHENVTVTPHLGASTVEAQEGVAIEIAEAVIGALKGELAASAVNAPMVPAEVLSELAPFVVLAEKLGRLAVQLVAGGGGIKSVKVTYASARAPDDLDTRLLRAMITKGLIEPISSVFVNLVNADFTAKQRGVRITEERILLDGSPETPIEYIQVHIANVESKFPSAISETGEITVEGRVKDGVPHLTKVGAFQVDVSLEGSLILCRQVDQPGMIGAVGSVLGEENVNVSFMSVGRIAPRKHAVMAIGVDEEPSKSTLAKIGEIPAIEEFVFLKL from the exons ATGGCGGCGCCGaccccgaccgccgccgccgccgccaccacccaccaccgcatcctcctcccgtccccgtccccgtccccgcgcGGCGCCCTCGCGCCTGCCTTCCTCCGCCTGCCCCACCGCGAGCAGGCCCACGCCCGCGCCCAGCGCGCGCGCCTCCCCGCGCCcctcgcggccgcggcctccaCCGCATCCCCCGAGGCGCCGGCCTCGGGGGCCGTCCCGGGGAAGCCCACGGTGCTCGTCGCCGAGAAGCTCGGCGCCGCGGGGCTCGCGCTGCTGCGCGAGTTCGCCAACGTCGACTGCTCCTACGGCCTCTCCCCCGAGGAGCTCCGCGCCAAGATCTCGCTCTGCGACGCGCTCATCGTCAGGTCCGGGACCAAGGTCGGCCGCGACGTCTTCGAGGCCTCCGGGGGCAGGCTCCGCGTCGTCGGCCGCGCGGGGGTCGGGATCGACAacgtcgacctcgccgccgccaccgagcacGGCTGCCTCGTCGTCAACGCGCCCACCGCaaacaccgtcgccgccgcggagcatgGCATCGCGCTGCTCACCGCCATGGCGAGGAACATCGCGCAGGCCGACGCGTCCCTCAAGGCTG GTAAATGGCTGCGCAACAAGTATGTTGGGGTATCTCTTGTGGGCAAAACTCTTGCTATTCTTGGATTCGGAAAGGTTGGGTCAGAAGTTGCACGTCGTGCTAAAGGTTTAGGAATGCACGTGGTTGCACACgatccatatgcttcagctgacCGGGCTCGTGCAATTGGAGTTGAGCTAGTCAGCATGGAAGAGGCCATGACAACTGCTGACTTCATCTCATTGCACATGCCTCTTACCCCTGCAACAAACAAGATGCTCAACGATGAGGCCTTCGCTAAGATGAAGAAGGGTGTTCGCATTATTAATGTTGCTCGCGGTGGTGTCATTGATGAAGAAGCTCTAGTCAGGGCTCTTGATTCAGGAATAGTAGCACAG GCTGCTCTTGATGTGTTCACTAAAGAGCCACCAGCACCTGATAACAAGCTGGTGCTGCACGAGAATGTTACTGTCACACCGCACCTGGGTGCCAGCACAGTGGAAGCACAG GAAGGAGTGGCTATTGAGATAGCTGAAGCTGTCATTGGAGCTCTGAAAGGGGAGCTTGCAGCTTCTGCAGTCAATGCTCCAATGGTTCCTGCTGAG GTACTGTCAGAGCTTGCACCTTTTGTTGTGCTTGCAGAAAAGCTTGGACGCCTTGCTGTTCAATTGGTTGCTGGCGGTGGCGGTATCAAGTCTGTTAAGGTGACCTATGCGTCTGCACGGGCTCCTGATGATCTTGACACAAGACTTCTCCGTGCAATGATCACCAAGGGGTTGATTGAACCAATATCCAGTGTTTTTGTCAACCTGGTAAATGCTGATTTCACCGCAAAGCAGAGGGGAGTTCGGATCACTGAGGAGAGAATCTTGTTGGATGGCTCACCTGAGACGCCTATTGAATACATTCAAGTTCATATCGCCAATGTCGAGTCCAAATTTCCCAGTGCCATATCCGAGACTGGAGAGATCACTGTAGAGGGGAGGGTGAAGGATGGTGTCCCTCATCTAACAAAGGTTGGAGCATTCCAGGTAGATGTGAGCTTGGAAGGAAGCCTGATCCTCTGCAGGCAGGTCGATCAGCCTGGCATGATCGGGGCAGTAGGAAGTGTCCTGGGTGAGGAGAATGTCAATGTCAGTTTCATGAGTGTTGGAAGAATCGCTCCTCGCAAGCATGCTGTCATGGCAATCGGGGTTGATGAAGAACCAAGCAAGAGCACGCTGGCAAAGATTGGGGAGATTCCTGCAATCGAAGAGTTTGTTTTCCTCAAGCTCTAG
- the LOC120642001 gene encoding alpha-N-acetylglucosaminidase-like, giving the protein MRPSSSPASRSLTLLLFVVIACAVPEARCSDRRFPHLDRVRELHRREGSSSAEQEAAARGLLERLLLSHSASFEFRVISKEQCGGKACFIIINHPLFDGEGTPEILILGASGVEISAGFHWYLKHYCAAHISWYKTGGAQLSSIPRPGSLPRVPAGGVFIQRPVDWSYYQNAVTSSYSFAWWNWERWEQEIDWMALQGINLPLAFTGQESIWQKVFQRYNISKSDLDGFFGGPAFLAWSRMANMHGWGGPLPQTWLDDQLALQKKILSRMYAFGMFPVLPAFSGNIPAALKAKFPSAKVTHLGNWFTVDSNPRWCCTYLLDASDPLFIEIGKLFIEEQIREYDRTSHIYNCDTFDENTPPLSDPNYISSLGAATFRGMQSGDDDAVWLMQGWLFTYDPFWEPPQMKALLHSVPVGRMIVLDLYAEVKPVWINSDQFYGVPYIWCMLHNFAADFEMYGVLDALASGPIDARLSDNSTMVGVGMSMEGIEQNPIVYDLMSEMAFHHEQVDLQVWVETYPTRRYGKPVKGLQDAWWILYQTLYNCTDGKNDKNRDVIVAFPDVEPFVIQTQGLYMSYGKLYSTRSPKNYEKGTSNDAYEHPHMWYNTSVVVHALELFLQYGDEVSDSNTFRYDLVDLTRQVLAKYANDVFIKIIKSYKSNSTNQMITLCQHFLGLVNDLDTLLASHEGFLLGPWLENAKGLARDQKQEIQYEWNARTQITMWFDNTETKASLLRDYANKYWCGLLRDYYGPRAAIYFKHLLQSMKKNEPFALEEWRREWISLTNNWQSDRKVFATTATGDALNISRSLYMKYFGNVDLVELEGTSSPGESASL; this is encoded by the exons atGCGGCCCTCCTCCAGCCCCGCTTCCCGCTCGCTCACGCTCCTGCTGTTCGTCGTGATCGCCTGCGCCGTCCCGGAGGCGAGATGCTCCGATCGGCGGTTCCCGCACCTCGACCGCGTCCGCGAGCTCCATCGCCGGGAGGGCTCGTCGTCGGCCGAGCAGGAGGCCGCAGCGCGCGGGCTTCTCGAGCGGCTCCTCCTCTCACACTCCGCCAGCTTCGAGTTCAGGGTCATCTCCAAG GAACAATGTGgcgggaaggcatgcttcatcATTATCAACCACCCGTTGTTTGATGGAGAAGGGACTCCCGAAATACT GATACTTGGAGCAAGTGGGGTGGAAATTTCTGCTGGTTTTCACTGGTACTTAAAACACTATTGTGCAGCACATATATCTTGGTATAAAACTGGTGGTGCACAATTATCATCCATTCCACGTCCTGGGTCATTACCTCGTGTTCCTGCTGGTGGTGTATTTATTCAAAGACCCGTTGACTGGAGCTACTACCAGAATGCAGTTACATCCAGCT ATTCTTTTGCTTGGTGGAATTGGGAGCGTTGGGAGCAGGAAATTGACTGGATGGCTCTTCAAGGGATCAATTTGCCTCTTGCTTTCACTGGGCAAGAGTCTATATGGCAGAAGGTTTTTCAG AGGTACAATATTAGCAAATCAGATTTGGATGGTTTCTTTGGTGGGCCAGCTTTTCTTGCATGGTCTCGAATGGCGAATATGCATGG ATGGGGTGGGCCTCTTCCTCAGACCTGGCTTGATGATCAACTAGCTCTTCAGAAGAAAATCCTTTCTAGGATGTATGCTTTTGGCATGTTCCCAG TTCTTCCAGCCTTTTCTGGCAACATCCCAGCTGCATTAAAGGCCAAATTTCCTTCAGCTAAAGTCACTCACCTTGGAAACTG GTTTACAGTTGACAGCAATCCAAGGTGGTGCTGCACATATCTTCTTGATGCATCTGATCCTTTATTTATTGAAATTGGAAAGTTATTTATAGAAGAACAAATCAGAG AATATGATAGGACAAGTCATATATACAACTG TGATACTTTTGATGAGAACACTCCTCCACTAAGTGATCCAAACTATATCTCTTCGTTGGGTGCTGCAACATTCAGGGGTATGCAAAGCGGTGACGATGATGCTGTTTGGTTGATGCAA GGTTGGTTGTTTACCTATGATCCTTTCTGGGAACCCCCGCAAATGAAG GCATTACTGCATTCTGTTCCAGTTGGCAGAATGATTGTTCTTGATCTTTATGCTGAAGTTAAACCAGTATGGATAAATTCTGATCAGTTCTATGGTGTCCCCTACATCTG GTGCATGCTCCACAATTTCGCTGCAGATTTTGAAATGTATGGTGTTTTGGATGCTTTGGCTTCTGGGCCTATTGATGCTCGACTAAGTGATAACTCTACAATG GTTGGAGTTGGTATGTCTATGGAGGGTATTGAGCAAAATCCAATTGTTTATGACCTAATGTCAGAAATGGCCTTCCATCATGAACAAGTTGATCTTCAG GTTTGGGTTGAGACATATCCAACAAGAAGATATGGAAAACCAGTGAAGGGACTGCAAGATGCTTGGTGGATCTTATACCAAACTCTATATAACTGCACAGATGGTAAAAAT GACAAAAATCGGGACGTGATAGTGGCCTTCCCAGATGTTGAACCTTTTGTTATTCAGACACAAGGGTTATACATGAGTTATGGAAAACTGTATTCTACAAGATCACCGAAGAATTACGAGAAGGGCACCTCCAATGATGCATATGAACATCCTCATATGTGGTACAATACCAGTGTCGTTGTACATGCCCTTGAGCTTTTTCTTCAATACGGAGATGAAGTGTCTGACAGCAACACCTTCAG ATATGATCTTGTGGATTTAACTCGTCAAGTTCTGGCTAAATATGCCAACGATGTCTTTATAAAGATCATCAAGAGCTACAAATCAAACAGCACGAATCAAATGATCACCCTGTGCCAGCATTTCCTCGGCCTTGTGAATGACCTTGATACACTACTTGCCTCTCATGAGGGATTTCTGCTTGGGCCTTGGTTGGAAAATGCGAAGGGCCTTGCACGAGACCAAAAACAAGAGATACAG TATGAATGGAATGCTAGAACGCAAATTACAATGTGGTTTGACAATACCGAAACAAAAGCAAGTTTGTTGCGCGACTACG CAAATAAGTACTGGTGCGGCCTGCTGCGAGACTACTACGGACCAAGAGCAGCCATCTACTTTAAGCACCTGTTACAGAGTATGAAGAAGAATGAGCCTTTTGCGCTTGAGGAATGGAGGCGAGAATGGATCAGCCTCACCAACAACTGGCAGAGCGATAGGAAAGTGTTTGCAACCACAGCTACAGGAGACGCTCTAAATATATCACGGTCGCTTTACATGAAGTACTTTGGCAATGTTGATCTAGTTGAGCTAGAAGGTACATCCTCACCGGGGGAGTCTGCAAGCTTATAA
- the LOC120642003 gene encoding peroxidase 2-like gives MASRQSLACCTMALLFAAAAVSAQLSTDFYDETCPDALDIIESAVRAAVSKESRMGASLLRLHFHDCFVNGCDGSVLLDDAPGFTGEKTAQPNKNSLRGFEVVDDIKAQLEDACKQTVSCADILAVAARDSVVALGGPTWDVELGRRDGTTASLDDANNDLPAPTLDLGDLIKAFSKKGLSATDMIALSGGHTIGQARCVNFRGRLYNETTSLDASLASSLKPRCPSATGSGDDNTSPLDPSTSYVFDNFYYKNLLRNKGLLHSDQQLFNGGSADAQTKAYASDMAGFFDDFRDAMVKMGGIGVVTGSGGQVRVNCRKAN, from the exons ATGGCGTCCAGGCAATCCCTCGCTTGCTGCACCATGGCCCTGCTGTTCGCCGCGGCTGCTGTCTCAGCGCAGCTCTCCACCGATTTCTACGACGAGACATGCCCCGACGCGCTCGACATCATCGAGTCCGCCGTGAGAGCTGCCGTCTCCAAGGAGTCCCGCATGGGGGCGTCCCTGCTCCGCCTCCATTTCCACGACTGCTTTGTCAAT GGCTGTGACGGGTCAGTGCTGCTCGACGACGCCCCGGGCTTCACCGGCGAGAAGACCGCGCAGCCGAACAAGAACTCGCTCCGCGGGTTCGAAGTGGTTGACGACATCAAGGCGCAGCTCGAGGACGCCTGCAAGCAGACGGTCTCCTGCGCCGACATCCTCGCCGTGGCCGCCCGCGATTCCGTCGTCGCC CTTGGCGGGCCGACCTGGGACGTCGAGCTCGGCCGTCGGGACGGGACGACGGCGAGCCTTGACGACGCGAACAACGACCTCCCGGCGCCGACCTTGGACCTCGGCGACCTGATCAAGGCCTTCTCCAAGAAGGGCCTGAGCGCGACGGACATGATCGCGCTGTCGGGCGGGCACACCATCGGGCAGGCGCGGTGCGTCAACTTCCGCGGCCGCCTCTACAACGAGACCACCAGCCTGGACGCGTCGCTGGCGTCGTCGCTGAAGCCGCGGTGCCCGAGCGCCaccggcagcggcgacgacaacaCCTCGCCGCTGGACCCGTCCACGTCCTACGTCTTCGACAACTTCTACTACAAGAACCTGCTGCGCAACAAGGGCCTGCTGCACTCGGACCAGCAGCTGTTCAATGGCGGCTCCGCGGACGCGCAGACCAAGGCCTACGCGTCCGACATGGCCGGGTTCTTCGACGACTTCCGCGACGCCATGGTGAAGATGGGCGGCATCGGCGTCGTCACTGGATCCGGCGGGCAGGTCAGGGTCAACTGCCGGAAGGCGAACTGA